The Sulfitobacter donghicola DSW-25 = KCTC 12864 = JCM 14565 genome has a segment encoding these proteins:
- the betB gene encoding betaine-aldehyde dehydrogenase produces MQTQPTASHFINGKYVEDTAGTPIEVIYPATGEVIATVHAATPAIIEQALEAAKTAQAGWAAMSGTERGRILRRAADIMRDRNHDLSILETFDTGKPYQETSVVDATSGADALEYFGGMAATLTGEHIQLGEDWVYTRREALGVCVGIGAWNYPTQIACWKGAPALACGNSVIFKPSETTPLCALKVAEILVEAGLPAGLYNVVQGLGEVGAALVTDPRVDKVSLTGSVPTGRKVYAAAAEGMKHVTMELGGKSPMIVFEDADIENAVSGAILGNFYSSGQVCSNGTRVFVHKDIKEAFLTRLSERLADAKIGDPMDPETSFGPMVSKQQMDIALGYIEKGRAEGARIVYGGEAIEGDGFYMQPCVFADVTDDMTIAREEIFGPVMAVLDFEDEADVMARANDTEFGLAAGVFTRDLTRAHRVVAGFEAGTCFINSYNDAPVEAPFGGVKASGVGRENSKAAIEHYSQVKSVYVRMGDVEAPF; encoded by the coding sequence ATGCAAACCCAACCCACCGCGAGCCATTTCATTAATGGTAAATATGTCGAAGATACCGCTGGCACGCCGATTGAGGTGATCTATCCGGCTACCGGCGAGGTCATCGCGACCGTCCATGCCGCCACCCCTGCGATTATCGAGCAGGCGTTGGAGGCGGCAAAAACCGCGCAAGCAGGTTGGGCCGCGATGAGCGGAACCGAGCGGGGCCGCATTCTGCGTCGCGCGGCGGACATCATGCGCGACCGTAATCACGACCTCAGCATTCTCGAGACATTCGATACCGGTAAGCCTTATCAGGAAACCTCGGTTGTGGATGCGACGTCTGGTGCGGATGCATTGGAGTATTTTGGCGGCATGGCCGCGACCCTGACGGGCGAACACATCCAGCTTGGCGAAGATTGGGTCTATACCCGCCGCGAAGCGCTGGGCGTTTGTGTGGGTATCGGCGCATGGAATTACCCAACCCAGATCGCCTGCTGGAAAGGCGCGCCTGCGCTGGCCTGCGGGAACTCGGTTATCTTTAAGCCATCCGAAACGACGCCGCTGTGCGCGCTGAAAGTCGCAGAGATTTTGGTCGAGGCAGGACTGCCTGCTGGCTTGTACAACGTTGTGCAGGGCTTGGGCGAGGTGGGTGCCGCGCTGGTTACCGATCCACGGGTTGATAAAGTGTCGCTGACGGGCTCGGTGCCGACAGGGCGCAAAGTATACGCCGCCGCGGCGGAAGGTATGAAACACGTCACCATGGAACTCGGCGGGAAATCCCCGATGATCGTGTTCGAGGATGCCGATATTGAAAACGCGGTGTCGGGTGCGATCTTGGGCAATTTCTATAGCTCTGGTCAGGTGTGTTCCAACGGCACACGCGTGTTTGTCCACAAAGACATCAAGGAAGCTTTCCTCACCCGTCTGTCTGAACGCCTTGCTGACGCAAAGATCGGTGATCCGATGGACCCCGAGACCAGCTTTGGCCCGATGGTGTCAAAACAGCAGATGGATATCGCGTTGGGCTATATCGAAAAGGGCCGCGCCGAAGGTGCGCGCATTGTCTATGGCGGTGAGGCGATTGAAGGCGATGGGTTCTATATGCAACCCTGCGTGTTTGCCGATGTTACCGATGATATGACAATCGCACGCGAAGAAATCTTTGGCCCCGTGATGGCGGTGCTTGATTTTGAGGATGAAGCAGATGTGATGGCACGCGCCAATGACACCGAATTTGGCCTAGCTGCAGGCGTATTCACCCGCGACCTGACCCGCGCCCACCGCGTGGTTGCAGGGTTTGAGGCGGGCACCTGCTTTATCAACAGCTACAATGACGCGCCTGTTGAGGCGCCCTTTGGCGGGGTGAAAGCATCTGGTGTTGGTCGCGAAAACTCAAAGGCCGCGATTGAACACTATAGTCAGGTAAAATCGGTCTATGTGCGCATGGGCGACGTCGAGGCCCCCTTCTAA
- a CDS encoding LysE/ArgO family amino acid transporter encodes MLSSFIPGFLLSLSLIVAIGAQNAFILRQGLRREHVFWVCLTCGVSDALLISAGVAGFGALAETVPWFEPVMRYGGAAFLIAYGWRNAISAWRGGEALNTEGRAPATLKRTLLTLLALTWLNPHVYLDTLVLLGSISAQYDDRFSFGSGAALASLVFFFSLGYGARLLEPIFARPISWRILDGLIALTMWIIAASLLFH; translated from the coding sequence ATGTTATCTTCTTTTATTCCCGGTTTCTTGCTGAGCCTTTCTTTGATTGTCGCAATCGGTGCACAGAACGCGTTTATCCTGCGTCAGGGGCTGCGCCGTGAACATGTGTTCTGGGTTTGCCTGACATGTGGTGTTTCTGATGCGCTTTTGATTTCGGCTGGCGTTGCTGGGTTTGGGGCTTTGGCGGAAACTGTGCCATGGTTCGAACCCGTCATGCGGTATGGTGGGGCGGCGTTTTTGATCGCTTATGGATGGCGTAACGCGATCAGCGCTTGGCGCGGAGGGGAGGCCCTCAACACAGAAGGGCGGGCGCCTGCAACGCTGAAGCGAACCTTGCTAACCTTATTGGCGCTGACATGGTTAAACCCGCACGTCTATTTGGATACGCTGGTTCTTTTGGGGTCCATTTCCGCGCAATATGATGATCGGTTTTCCTTTGGCAGCGGGGCGGCTTTGGCCAGCCTCGTTTTCTTCTTCAGCTTGGGATATGGCGCGCGCCTGTTAGAGCCGATATTCGCCCGCCCAATCAGCTGGCGGATTTTGGACGGGCTCATTGCCCTGACCATGTGGATCATTGCCGCGTCTTTGCTGTTTCACTAA
- a CDS encoding BCCT family transporter yields MLLSILTFGIIMAFALVIFITIKWWNLTLVGKDPVPLMVFIAILFTSGLDVGLIMFPVAFDFPLYADVATNPTFGFTNPLAIEFGMWGFLIWAFYFLTGFYFCVIEPRVKFFDIPLVKLVNNIVIVGTCAFTGSLFLQYLPYYMPMVGDGESIIPLFYVMTFLVICAAAYSSTDIKFVKFLSVASSMLFFVLILFAWVNGGAGVGGFFADLGNVGGYFTNIHRFILPMGDEAGYHEFFLFWWFAWSIMIGQFTSRFVGGLKTWQFLAALLVIPSIPLAIWFAVLYHYFTAGVSTEGLMNWAMIVVGVIFVINSFDSLIRLYTDNLGLTVQKLGKATYLAGNIVLLSVLTYAFKSGWLQISWIGAVVVGIMAAAVVYILARRRREVMAIDSMPEGQTL; encoded by the coding sequence ATGTTACTTTCAATTTTAACCTTTGGGATCATTATGGCATTCGCCTTGGTGATCTTTATCACCATTAAATGGTGGAACCTGACGTTGGTCGGCAAGGATCCGGTTCCGCTGATGGTGTTTATTGCGATCTTGTTTACATCCGGTCTGGATGTGGGCCTGATCATGTTTCCGGTGGCTTTTGACTTTCCGCTTTATGCGGATGTGGCGACCAACCCGACGTTTGGCTTTACCAATCCGCTTGCGATTGAATTCGGCATGTGGGGCTTTTTGATCTGGGCGTTCTACTTCCTCACAGGCTTCTATTTCTGTGTGATTGAACCACGGGTAAAGTTCTTTGACATCCCGCTGGTTAAGCTGGTGAACAACATTGTCATCGTCGGCACCTGTGCCTTCACAGGGTCGCTGTTCTTGCAATATCTGCCTTATTACATGCCAATGGTTGGCGACGGCGAAAGCATCATTCCGCTGTTCTATGTCATGACCTTCCTTGTGATCTGTGCCGCTGCTTACAGCTCGACTGACATCAAGTTTGTGAAGTTCCTTTCGGTTGCTTCCTCTATGTTGTTCTTCGTTCTGATCCTGTTTGCTTGGGTCAATGGTGGCGCGGGCGTTGGCGGGTTCTTTGCTGATCTGGGCAATGTTGGCGGTTATTTCACCAATATCCACCGCTTTATCCTGCCAATGGGTGACGAAGCTGGCTATCACGAGTTCTTCTTGTTCTGGTGGTTCGCTTGGTCGATCATGATCGGGCAGTTCACATCCCGCTTTGTGGGTGGATTGAAAACATGGCAGTTCCTTGCGGCGCTGTTGGTGATCCCGTCCATTCCGTTGGCGATCTGGTTTGCCGTTCTGTACCACTACTTCACCGCAGGTGTATCGACCGAAGGTCTGATGAACTGGGCGATGATTGTGGTTGGCGTGATCTTTGTGATCAACTCGTTTGACTCACTTATTCGCCTGTACACAGACAACCTAGGCCTGACCGTGCAAAAGCTGGGCAAGGCGACTTATCTGGCTGGCAACATCGTCCTGCTGTCCGTTCTTACCTATGCGTTCAAATCGGGCTGGTTGCAGATCAGCTGGATTGGTGCGGTCGTTGTCGGGATCATGGCAGCAGCAGTTGTGTACATTCTGGCACGCCGCCGCCGCGAAGTGATGGCGATCGACAGCATGCCTGAAGGTCAAACTCTTTAA
- the betA gene encoding choline dehydrogenase → MEADFVIVGAGSAGCAMAYRLGEAGASVLVIEHGGTDAGPFIQMPAALSYPMNMKRYDWGYTSEPEGNLDGRELACPRGKVIGGSSSINGMVYVRGHAMDYDHWRDSGAEGWGYADVLPYFRRMETWHDGGHGGDTYWRGKTGPLHVSRGPRKNPLFKAFVEAGKQAGYEATDDYNGEKQEGFGPMEQTVHDGRRWSAANAYLRPALKRKNVEMIRALAHRVVIEEGRAVGVEVERGGTVEVIRANREVILAASSINSPKILMLSGIGPAEHLAEHGIKVIADRPGVGGNLQDHLEVYMQMAASQPITLYKHWNVVSKAVIGAQWLFFKKGMGASNQFESAAFIRSRAGIPYPDIQYHFLPIAVRYDGQAAAEGHGFQAHVGPMRSKSRGRVSLRSANPADNPKINFNYMSHPDDWEEWRRCIRLTREIFAQDAFKPFVKSEIQPGADVQSDEQIDAFVREHAESAYHPCGTCKMGRRDDKDAVVDGHGRVIGVEGLRVADSSIFPRITNGNLNAPSIMVGEKMSDHILGKDPLAASNDTPWVHPNWETEQR, encoded by the coding sequence ATGGAAGCTGATTTTGTAATTGTTGGCGCAGGTAGCGCTGGTTGTGCCATGGCCTATCGCTTGGGCGAGGCGGGGGCATCCGTTTTGGTTATCGAACATGGCGGAACGGACGCGGGGCCCTTCATCCAGATGCCTGCTGCGTTGAGCTATCCAATGAACATGAAACGCTATGACTGGGGCTATACCTCAGAGCCTGAGGGTAATCTGGATGGGCGCGAGTTGGCCTGCCCACGTGGTAAAGTGATCGGCGGATCGTCTTCGATCAACGGCATGGTTTATGTGCGCGGTCATGCGATGGATTATGACCACTGGCGCGATAGCGGCGCCGAGGGGTGGGGCTATGCGGATGTGCTGCCCTATTTCAGGCGGATGGAGACATGGCATGACGGGGGGCACGGGGGCGACACCTATTGGCGTGGCAAAACCGGTCCGCTGCATGTGAGCCGTGGCCCGCGCAAGAACCCTTTGTTCAAGGCATTTGTCGAGGCGGGTAAACAGGCTGGCTATGAGGCCACCGATGATTACAACGGCGAAAAGCAAGAGGGCTTTGGCCCGATGGAGCAGACCGTCCATGACGGGCGGCGGTGGTCAGCGGCGAATGCCTATTTGCGCCCCGCGCTAAAGCGTAAAAACGTCGAGATGATCCGCGCCTTGGCGCATCGTGTTGTCATCGAAGAGGGGCGTGCCGTTGGCGTTGAGGTTGAGCGTGGGGGCACTGTGGAAGTGATCCGTGCAAATCGTGAAGTGATCCTTGCGGCGTCCTCGATCAACTCCCCAAAGATTCTGATGTTGTCGGGCATTGGCCCAGCCGAGCATTTGGCCGAGCACGGCATAAAAGTCATCGCAGACCGCCCCGGTGTGGGGGGCAACCTGCAAGACCACCTAGAGGTCTATATGCAAATGGCGGCAAGCCAGCCGATCACGCTGTACAAACATTGGAACGTGGTTTCCAAGGCGGTGATTGGCGCGCAGTGGCTGTTCTTTAAGAAAGGGATGGGGGCATCGAACCAGTTTGAAAGCGCTGCCTTTATCCGTTCGCGTGCAGGCATCCCTTATCCCGATATTCAGTACCACTTTTTGCCGATCGCGGTGCGGTATGACGGGCAGGCGGCTGCCGAAGGGCATGGGTTTCAGGCCCATGTTGGCCCGATGCGGTCAAAATCGCGTGGTCGCGTGTCGCTGCGCTCGGCAAATCCTGCAGACAATCCGAAGATTAATTTTAACTATATGTCTCATCCCGATGACTGGGAGGAATGGCGCCGCTGCATTCGCCTGACCCGTGAAATCTTTGCGCAGGACGCCTTTAAACCCTTTGTGAAAAGTGAAATCCAACCAGGGGCAGATGTGCAGTCGGATGAGCAGATTGACGCGTTCGTGCGCGAACATGCCGAAAGCGCCTATCACCCTTGCGGAACCTGCAAAATGGGCCGCCGTGACGACAAAGACGCTGTGGTTGATGGCCATGGCCGCGTGATCGGGGTGGAAGGGCTGCGCGTTGCCGACAGCTCGATCTTCCCACGGATCACGAATGGCAACTTGAATGCCCCCTCGATCATGGTGGGGGAAAAGATGTCTGATCACATTCTTGGAAAAGACCCGCTTGCGGCGTCCAATGACACCCCTTGGGTTCATCCGAATTGGGAAACGGAACAGCGGTAA
- the betC gene encoding choline-sulfatase, translated as MTQPNILILMVDQLNGTLFPDGPADWLHAPNLKKLAARSTRFQNAYTASPLCAPGRAAFMSGQLPSATGVYDNAAEFASSIPTYAHHLRRAGYYTCLSGKMHFVGPDQLHGFEDRLTTDIYPADFGWTPDYRKPGERIDWWYHNMGSVTGAGVAEISNQMEYDDAVAYEATRKIYELSRGLDKRPWCVTASFTHPHDPYVARKKYWDLYEDCEHLLPEIPAMDYDAHDPHSKRIFDANNWRDFDITEEDIKRSRRAYFANISYLDDKIGDILQTLEDTRQEAIILFVSDHGDMLGERGLWFKMSFFEGSSRVPMMIAAPQMAAGLQTTPVSNIDVCPTLCDLAGVDMSEIAPWTTGQSLVPMGQGQERTEPVAMEYAAEASYAPMVSLRYGKWKYNRCALDPDQLFDLEADPHELTNLADVPAHAGTVTQLRAKSEARWDLDAYDADVRKSQARRWVVYEALRSGGYFPWDYQPLRDASEAYMRNHMDLNVLEENKRFPRGE; from the coding sequence ATGACCCAGCCCAATATCCTCATCCTGATGGTTGATCAGCTTAACGGTACATTGTTTCCCGATGGCCCTGCGGATTGGCTGCACGCGCCCAATCTGAAAAAGCTCGCCGCACGCTCGACCCGTTTTCAGAATGCCTACACCGCATCGCCGCTGTGTGCGCCGGGGCGGGCGGCATTTATGTCAGGGCAATTGCCTAGCGCCACTGGGGTTTATGACAACGCGGCCGAATTTGCCTCTTCCATCCCCACCTATGCGCATCACCTGCGCCGCGCGGGCTATTACACCTGCCTGTCGGGTAAGATGCATTTTGTCGGTCCCGATCAGTTGCACGGGTTCGAAGACCGCCTGACCACCGATATCTACCCCGCTGATTTCGGCTGGACCCCAGATTACCGCAAGCCAGGTGAACGGATCGACTGGTGGTATCATAACATGGGCTCTGTCACGGGCGCAGGCGTGGCCGAGATCAGCAACCAGATGGAATATGACGATGCCGTCGCCTATGAGGCCACGCGCAAGATTTATGAGTTGTCGCGCGGTCTTGATAAACGCCCGTGGTGTGTGACGGCCAGTTTCACCCACCCCCATGATCCCTATGTGGCGCGCAAGAAATACTGGGACCTCTATGAGGATTGCGAACATCTGCTGCCAGAGATTCCGGCAATGGACTATGACGCGCATGATCCCCATTCGAAACGCATCTTTGATGCGAACAACTGGCGCGATTTTGACATCACCGAAGAAGATATCAAACGCTCCCGTCGGGCCTATTTCGCCAATATCAGCTACCTTGATGATAAAATCGGTGACATCTTGCAAACGCTTGAGGACACCCGCCAAGAGGCGATCATTCTGTTTGTCTCGGATCACGGTGACATGCTGGGCGAACGCGGTCTGTGGTTTAAGATGAGCTTCTTTGAGGGATCATCGCGTGTTCCCATGATGATCGCCGCACCGCAGATGGCGGCAGGGCTGCAAACAACCCCCGTCAGCAATATCGATGTGTGCCCGACGCTCTGTGATTTGGCGGGCGTGGATATGTCGGAAATCGCCCCATGGACAACGGGCCAAAGCCTTGTGCCGATGGGGCAGGGGCAAGAGCGCACCGAACCTGTGGCCATGGAATACGCGGCCGAGGCCTCTTATGCGCCGATGGTTTCACTGCGTTATGGCAAGTGGAAATACAACCGCTGCGCGCTGGACCCCGATCAGCTGTTCGATCTGGAGGCCGACCCGCATGAGCTGACCAATCTGGCCGACGTGCCCGCCCACGCGGGCACCGTAACCCAATTGCGCGCCAAATCAGAAGCGCGCTGGGACTTGGACGCCTATGACGCGGATGTGCGCAAATCTCAGGCGCGGCGGTGGGTTGTTTATGAAGCGCTGCGATCTGGCGGATATTTCCCGTGGGATTATCAGCCCCTGCGCGATGCCTCCGAGGCGTATATGCGCAACCATATGGATTTAAACGTGCTGGAAGAAAACAAACGCTTTCCGCGCGGGGAATAG
- a CDS encoding DMT family transporter, whose amino-acid sequence MTTSKPQRPMVGIFWMLVTGFAFIMVTALVKTMGPRLPSGEAAFLRYAFGLVFLIPSINAIRSANLSRRQWALFSVRGFFHAGGVILWFFAMVRIPIAEVTAMNYLAPIYVTVGAAIFLGERLAARRIVAVLLGLVGAAIILRPGFREVSSGHLAMLLAAVVFAGSYLVAKVMADEVKPSVVVAMLSIFVTLGLAPFAAADWITPNATELAFLAGVAVFATAGHYTMTLAFAAAPVTVTQPVTFLQLIWATSLGVIWFGEAIDIWVIIGGFVILGSVTFITWREAMLKRRVTPDAPATKG is encoded by the coding sequence ATGACTACCTCAAAACCTCAGCGGCCAATGGTCGGAATTTTCTGGATGCTGGTGACAGGCTTTGCCTTCATCATGGTAACCGCATTGGTCAAGACCATGGGGCCGCGATTACCCTCGGGAGAGGCGGCCTTTTTGCGGTATGCTTTTGGTTTGGTTTTTCTAATCCCCTCTATCAATGCGATCCGTTCCGCAAATCTAAGCCGCCGCCAATGGGCGCTGTTCTCTGTGCGGGGGTTCTTTCATGCGGGCGGTGTGATTTTGTGGTTTTTTGCAATGGTGCGGATTCCCATCGCCGAAGTGACAGCCATGAATTACCTCGCCCCGATCTACGTGACTGTGGGCGCCGCGATATTTTTAGGTGAGCGGCTGGCCGCGCGGCGCATTGTGGCGGTTCTTTTGGGGCTTGTCGGTGCTGCGATCATCCTGCGCCCCGGATTTCGCGAGGTAAGCAGCGGGCATTTAGCGATGTTATTGGCCGCTGTTGTTTTTGCAGGCAGCTATCTGGTGGCCAAAGTCATGGCAGATGAGGTGAAGCCAAGCGTGGTTGTGGCGATGTTGTCCATTTTTGTCACCCTTGGTCTGGCCCCCTTTGCTGCAGCCGATTGGATCACGCCAAACGCGACAGAGCTGGCTTTTTTGGCTGGTGTTGCCGTCTTTGCGACGGCTGGTCATTATACAATGACGCTGGCTTTTGCTGCGGCGCCTGTGACAGTTACCCAGCCTGTGACCTTCCTTCAACTTATCTGGGCGACCTCCCTAGGGGTGATCTGGTTCGGAGAAGCCATTGATATCTGGGTCATTATCGGGGGCTTTGTGATCCTTGGGTCGGTGACATTTATCACTTGGCGCGAGGCAATGCTGAAACGTCGTGTGACGCCGGACGCGCCTGCCACCAAGGGCTAG
- a CDS encoding SLC13 family permease, translating to MTQDQIILFALFGAVFGLLLWGRFRYDIVAFSALMAGVVLGVVDSKDAFSGFGHPATLVVALVLVVSAGLVRSGAVLLITRTLVDASRSLGAHITLMGAVGGILSAFMNNVAALALLMPVDIQTARKAGRAPGLSLMPLSFATILGGMVTLIGTPPNIIIAAIREESLGAPFKMFDFAPVGGVAAIAGLAFVALVGWRLIPARDDSAISAEDLSAYIAELVVPEGSKHIGKRVSQLEETADKADVVIIGLMRDGKRRYGRARNTELRAGDALVLEATPDALDEFRSTLDLAMADSVREERLRADGDGVEIIEVVVTAESRLAGRTTQAVGLAWRQRSVLLGISRRGRKITSQLRKTELETGDILLLLVPRDTGDDVAEWLGVLPLADRGLAVTENSKVWLAIGLFAGAVVAASLGLIYLPIALGIVVIAYVLAKIVPLSELYTHIEWPVVVLLGSMIPLGAALEKSGGTELIAGSLVNLTAGMPAWAVLTVLMVVTMTLSDVLNNTATTIVAAPVGIQMAHSLEVNPDPFLMAVAIAASSAFLTPIGHKNNTLILGPGGYGFGDYWRMGLPLEIIVVAVSIPAILVFWPL from the coding sequence ATGACCCAAGATCAAATTATCCTCTTCGCGCTTTTTGGCGCCGTGTTCGGCCTCCTCCTTTGGGGGCGCTTTCGTTATGATATTGTAGCCTTTTCCGCCCTGATGGCGGGTGTTGTGCTGGGGGTTGTCGATAGCAAAGACGCCTTTAGCGGCTTTGGCCACCCAGCCACATTGGTGGTCGCGCTGGTTTTGGTGGTATCGGCAGGGCTGGTACGGTCGGGCGCGGTGTTGCTCATCACGCGAACGCTGGTTGATGCGTCCCGCTCATTAGGCGCGCATATTACTTTGATGGGTGCCGTTGGTGGGATTTTATCGGCTTTCATGAATAACGTGGCCGCATTGGCGTTGCTGATGCCTGTTGATATCCAAACCGCGCGCAAAGCTGGCCGCGCGCCCGGGCTGTCGCTGATGCCGCTCAGCTTTGCGACGATTCTGGGGGGGATGGTCACGCTGATCGGGACACCTCCGAACATCATCATCGCCGCGATCCGCGAAGAAAGCCTAGGTGCGCCGTTCAAGATGTTTGATTTTGCCCCTGTTGGCGGGGTTGCCGCGATTGCGGGCCTTGCTTTTGTTGCGCTGGTGGGGTGGCGTTTGATCCCTGCGCGCGACGACAGCGCGATCAGCGCCGAAGATCTTTCGGCCTATATTGCCGAACTGGTTGTGCCTGAGGGTAGTAAACACATCGGCAAACGTGTGTCGCAACTGGAAGAGACTGCCGACAAGGCTGATGTCGTCATCATCGGATTGATGCGAGATGGCAAACGCCGCTATGGGCGCGCGCGCAACACCGAACTGCGCGCGGGAGATGCATTGGTTCTTGAGGCGACACCCGATGCACTGGACGAATTCCGCTCAACTTTGGACCTCGCGATGGCCGATAGCGTCCGCGAAGAGCGCCTGCGCGCTGATGGCGATGGTGTAGAGATTATCGAAGTTGTCGTGACCGCTGAAAGCCGCCTCGCGGGGCGCACCACCCAAGCTGTTGGTCTGGCGTGGCGCCAGCGCTCGGTCCTGTTGGGTATTTCGCGCCGGGGGCGCAAGATCACCTCGCAACTGCGCAAGACCGAGCTCGAGACAGGAGACATCCTGTTGCTATTGGTACCACGTGACACAGGCGATGATGTTGCAGAGTGGCTGGGCGTTTTGCCGCTGGCTGATCGCGGTTTGGCCGTGACTGAAAACAGCAAGGTTTGGTTGGCCATTGGCCTGTTTGCAGGGGCGGTTGTGGCGGCCTCCTTGGGGCTGATCTATTTGCCTATCGCGCTAGGGATCGTGGTGATCGCCTATGTGCTGGCCAAAATTGTGCCCCTGTCCGAGCTTTATACCCACATCGAATGGCCGGTGGTTGTGCTGCTGGGGTCGATGATCCCGCTGGGTGCCGCGCTGGAAAAATCTGGCGGCACCGAATTGATCGCGGGATCGCTGGTTAACCTGACTGCGGGCATGCCAGCTTGGGCGGTTTTGACGGTTCTCATGGTCGTCACGATGACTCTGTCTGACGTTTTGAACAACACGGCAACAACGATTGTCGCCGCCCCTGTCGGCATTCAAATGGCGCATTCCCTTGAAGTGAACCCAGACCCCTTTCTGATGGCTGTCGCGATTGCGGCTTCCTCTGCCTTCCTCACCCCGATTGGCCATAAAAACAACACGCTGATCCTTGGCCCTGGCGGATATGGTTTTGGCGATTATTGGCGCATGGGCCTGCCGCTAGAGATTATCGTCGTTGCGGTTTCGATCCCTGCCATTCTGGTTTTCTGGCCGTTGTGA
- a CDS encoding YebC/PmpR family DNA-binding transcriptional regulator — translation MAGHSKWANIQHRKGRQDKLRSKMFSKFSKEITVAAKMGDPDPDKNPRLRLAVKEAKQASMPKDNIERAIKKATGGDAEDYEEIRYEGYGTNGVAVIVETMTDNRNRTASTVRSTFTKYGGNLGETGSVGFMFDRKGEVTYPLAVGDADTVMMAAIEAGAEDVESSEDGHVIYCADTDLNDVSTALEAELGESDSTKLIWRPTTTTEMDLEGMQKLMKLIDALEDDDDVQRVTANFEASDEVMEALE, via the coding sequence ATGGCAGGCCATTCCAAATGGGCAAACATCCAGCACCGCAAAGGGCGTCAGGACAAGTTGCGCTCGAAGATGTTTTCGAAATTCTCCAAAGAGATCACCGTCGCGGCCAAAATGGGCGACCCCGATCCAGATAAAAACCCACGTCTGCGTTTGGCCGTAAAAGAGGCCAAGCAGGCCTCGATGCCAAAAGACAATATCGAACGCGCAATCAAAAAGGCGACAGGGGGCGATGCGGAGGATTACGAAGAAATCCGCTATGAAGGTTATGGCACAAACGGCGTTGCCGTTATTGTTGAAACGATGACCGACAACCGCAACCGTACGGCTTCGACTGTTCGCTCGACCTTTACCAAATATGGTGGGAACCTTGGCGAGACAGGCAGCGTTGGCTTTATGTTTGATCGCAAGGGCGAGGTGACTTACCCGCTGGCGGTTGGCGATGCGGATACTGTGATGATGGCCGCAATCGAGGCGGGCGCAGAAGACGTGGAAAGCTCTGAAGATGGCCACGTGATCTATTGCGCAGACACGGATTTGAACGATGTTTCAACCGCGCTTGAGGCCGAGCTGGGCGAAAGTGATAGCACCAAATTGATCTGGCGCCCCACCACGACAACCGAAATGGATCTGGAAGGCATGCAAAAGCTGATGAAGCTGATTGATGCCTTGGAAGATGATGACGACGTTCAGCGCGTTACAGCGAACTTCGAAGCATCTGACGAAGTTATGGAAGCGCTAGAGTAA
- the betI gene encoding transcriptional regulator BetI, translating to MPKLGMKPLRRASLVQATIAEIGRAQSLDVTVGQIAKTAGVSTALAHHYFGGKNEIFLAAMRHILSEYGAQVRSSLALATTPYERAAAIITASFDETCFAPATVSAWMTLYSAAPSQSPLNRLLLLYQTRLRSNLTHALRPLSDAPQADAEMLAALIDGLYLRATSYEHGSSAEAKQTALRALEMIVKDRI from the coding sequence ATGCCCAAATTAGGCATGAAACCCTTGCGACGCGCGTCGCTGGTGCAAGCAACGATTGCTGAAATCGGGCGCGCGCAATCTCTTGATGTGACCGTTGGACAGATTGCGAAAACGGCGGGGGTCTCGACCGCTTTGGCGCATCATTATTTTGGTGGCAAGAACGAGATTTTCCTCGCAGCGATGCGCCACATCCTGTCAGAATACGGGGCGCAGGTGCGCAGCAGCCTTGCCCTCGCGACCACCCCGTACGAACGGGCCGCAGCAATTATAACGGCAAGTTTTGATGAAACTTGTTTTGCGCCTGCAACGGTTAGTGCGTGGATGACGCTTTATTCGGCGGCGCCTTCGCAATCCCCTCTAAACCGGTTGCTGTTGCTGTATCAGACGCGGCTTCGGTCAAACCTGACCCATGCTTTGCGGCCGTTATCGGACGCGCCACAAGCGGACGCAGAGATGCTCGCCGCTTTGATCGATGGCCTGTATCTGCGCGCCACATCTTATGAACACGGTTCCAGTGCCGAAGCGAAACAAACGGCCCTGCGTGCCTTGGAGATGATTGTGAAGGATCGCATATGA
- a CDS encoding DUF6552 family protein, translating to MVDIPQQPKQSLSRVDVVKWIATAVQLVGYGLTGLGWQPWNVFAFFAGIALWFAVGVMWKDRAIMVVHIGAFISLLAGYLSAN from the coding sequence ATGGTTGATATACCACAACAGCCCAAGCAGTCGCTGTCCCGTGTGGATGTGGTGAAATGGATCGCCACGGCGGTGCAATTGGTGGGCTATGGGCTGACCGGTCTTGGCTGGCAGCCATGGAATGTCTTTGCGTTTTTTGCTGGCATTGCCCTGTGGTTTGCTGTCGGCGTGATGTGGAAGGACCGTGCGATCATGGTTGTCCACATTGGCGCCTTTATTTCCCTTCTTGCTGGATATCTGAGTGCAAATTAA